The Macaca thibetana thibetana isolate TM-01 chromosome 11, ASM2454274v1, whole genome shotgun sequence genome window below encodes:
- the TMDD1 gene encoding transmembrane and death domain protein 1 — protein sequence MEARTPAGAFVLALWVWAWAPAGAVDAMGPHAAVRLAELLTPEECGHFRSLLEAPEPDVEGELSRLSEDRLARPEPLNTTSGSPSPRRRRRRRRRRREAAEDPAGGAAGPGEVSDGCREALAAWLAPQAASLSWDRLARALRRSGRPDVARELGKNLHQQATLQLRKFGQRFLQQPSGAARAALAPALRPRRAAVSARDWDALELIVERLPQPLYERSPMGWAGPLALGLLTGFVGALGTGALLVLLTLWITGGDEAWPGSPSPLVTVQGCWETKPLLPKERGAPPGAWAANGPDSPSPHSAPALSCKMGAQSWESGALDGL from the coding sequence ATGGAGGCGCGGACTCCGGCGGGCGCCTTCGTCCTGGCGCTCTGGGTTTGGGCGTGGGCTCCGGCAGGGGCCGTGGACGCTATGGGCCCTCACGCAGCCGTCCGTCTGGCCGAACTGCTGACCCCGGAGGAGTGCGGCCATTTCCGGTCGCTCCTGGAGGCGCCCGAGCCCGACGTGGAGGGCGAGTTGTCCCGGCTTTCTGAGGACCGGCTGGCGCGGCCCGAGCCGCTCAACACCACGTCGGGGTCTCCGagcccgcggcggcggcggcggcggcggcggcggcggcgagagGCTGCCGAGGACCCGGCAGGCGGGGCAGCCGGGCCCGGAGAGGTGTCCGACGGCTGCCGGGAGGCGCTGGCGGCCTGGCTGGCCCCCCAGGCCGCGTCCCTGTCCTGGGACCGCCTGGCCCGGGCCCTGCGGCGCAGCGGCCGCCCCGACGTGGCCAGGGAGCTGGGCAAGAACCTCCACCAGCAGGCGACGCTGCAGCTGCGCAAGTTCGGGCAGCGCTTCCTGCAGCAGCCCAGCGGCGCCGCCCGCGCGGCCCTTGCCCCGGCCCTGCGCCCCCGGCGTGCCGCGGTTTCAGCGCGGGACTGGGACGCCCTGGAGCTGATTGTGGAGCGCCTGCCGCAGCCCCTGTATGAGCGGAGCCCCATGGGTTGGGCGGGGCCACTGGCGCTCGGCCTCCTCACCGGTTTCGTGGGGGCGCTGGGCACCGGGGCGCTGCTCGTCCTGCTCACGCTGTGGATCACCGGAGGCGACGAGGCGTGGCCCGGCAGCCCCAGCCCGCTCGTCACGGTGCAGGGCTGTTGGGAAACAAAGCCGCTCCTTCCTAAAGAGCGGGGCGCACCCCCGGGAGCCTGGGCTGCAAATGGGCCAGATTCTCCCTCACCTCACAGTGCCCCTgccctcagctgtaaaatgggagcCCAGTCTTGGGAGAGTGGTGCTTTGGACGGTTTATAA
- the FIGNL2 gene encoding fidgetin-like protein 2 → MHWTPEHAQPLNQWPEQHLDVSSTTPSPAHKLELPPGGRQRCHYAWAHDDISALTASNLLKRYAEKYSGVLDSPYERPALGGYSDASFLNGAKGDPEPWPGPEPPYPLASLHEGLPGTKSGGGGSSGALGGSPVLAGNLPEPLYAGNACGGPSAAPEYAAGYGGGYLAPGYCAQTGAALPPPPPAALLQPPPPPGYGPSAPLYNYPAGGYAAQPGYGALPPPPGPPPAPYLTPGLPAPTPLPAPAPPTTYGFPTAAPGAESGLSLKRKAADEGPEGRYRKYAYEPKAPAADGASYPAADNGECRGNGFRAKPPGAAVEASGKYGAGVPLKVLGSPVYGPQLEPFEKFPERAPAPRGGFAVPSGEPPKGVDPGALELVTSKMVDCGPPVQWADVAGQGALKAALEEELVWPLLRPPAYPGSLRPPRTVLLFGPRGSGKALLGRCLATQLGATLLRLRGATLAAPGAAEGARLLQAAFAAARCRPPSVLLISELDALLPSRDDSAAAGGALQVPLLACLDGGCGAGADGVLVVGTTSRPAALDEATRRRFSLRFYVALPDSPARGQILQRALAQQGCALSERELAALVQGTQGFSGGELGQLCQQAAAGAGLPGLQRPLSYKDLEAALSKMGPRASAKELDSFVEWDKMYGSGH, encoded by the coding sequence ATGCACTGGACACCGGAACACGCCCAGCCCCTCAACCAGTGGCCAGAGCAGCACCTGGATGTCTCCTCCACCACCCCGTCGCCGGCCCACAAGTTGGAGTTGCCCCCTGGGGGTCGCCAACGCTGCCACTACGCTTGGGCACACGACGACATCTCCGCCCTCACTGCCTCCAACCTCCTAAAGCGCTATGCAGAGAAATACTCTGGGGTCTTGGACTCTCCCTACGAGCGTCCGGCCCTGGGCGGGTACAGCGACGCCTCATTCCTCAACGGCGCCAAAGGGGACCCCGAGCCCTGGCCAGGGCCGGAGCCACCCTACCCCTTGGCCTCACTCCACGAGGGCCTCCCAGGAACCAAGTCGGGCGGTGGGGGCAGTTCCGGGGCCCTAGGCGGCTCCCCGGTTTTAGCCGGGAACCTCCCTGAACCCCTCTACGCCGGCAATGCGTGCGGGGGCCCGTCGGCGGCGCCCGAGTACGCGGCGGGCTACGGCGGGGGGTACCTGGCGCCGGGTTACTGCGCGCAGACGGGTGCCGCGCTGCCCCCGCCGCCCCCGGCCGCGCTCCTGCAGCCCCCGCCGCCGCCCGGGTACGGGCCCTCAGCGCCGCTGTACAACTATCCCGCAGGGGGCTACGCGGCGCAACCCGGCTACGGCGCGCTCCCACCGCCCCCAGGCCCACCCCCGGCCCCCTACCTGACCCCGGGCTTGCCCGCGCCCACGCCCCTGCCAGCGCCGGCGCCGCCCACAACCTATGGCTTCCCCACGGCCGCGCCGGGTGCCGAGTCCGGGCTGTCGCTGAAGCGCAAGGCCGCCGACGAGGGGCCCGAGGGCCGCTACCGCAAGTACGCGTACGAGCCCAAAGCCCCCGCGGCTGACGGGGCCTCCTACCCCGCCGCCGACAACGGCGAGTGTCGGGGCAACGGGTTCCGGGCCAAGCCGCCGGGAGCCGCGGTGGAGGCGTCAGGCAAGTACGGTGCCGGCGTCCCCCTCAAGGTCCTGGGCTCCCCCGTCTACGGCCCGCAACTGGAGCCCTTTGAAAAGTTCCCGGAGCGGGCCCCGGCTCCTCGTGGGGGGTTCGCCGTGCCGTCGGGGGAGCCTCCCAAAGGCGTGGACCCCGGGGCCCTGGAGCTGGTGACGAGCAAGATGGTGGACTGCGGGCCCCCGGTACAGTGGGCGGATGTGGCGGGCCAGGGTGCGCTCAAGGCGGCGCTGGAGGAGGAGTTGGTGTGGCCCCTACTCAGGCCGCCCGCCTACCCCGGCAGCCTGCGCCCGCCGCGGACAGTCCTGCTCTTCGGGCCGAGGGGCTCCGGCAAAGCGCTGCTGGGCCGCTGCCTCGCCACGCAGCTGGGTGCTACGCTGTTGCGCCTGCGCGGCGCGACCCTAGCTGCGCCCGGCGCCGCCGAGGGCGCGCGCCTCCTCCAGGCTGCTTTCGCGGCCGCGCGCTGCCGCCCACCCTCCGTACTCCTCATCAGCGAGCTGGATGCGCTGCTTCCCTCCCGGGACGACAGCGCGGCGGCAGGGGGCGCGCTGCAGGTGCCGCTCCTAGCTTGCCTGGACGGGGGCTGCGGCGCTGGGGCTGACGGCGTGCTGGTTGTGGGCACCACCTCGCGGCCCGCGGCTCTAGACGAGGCGACCCGCCGGCGCTTCTCTCTCCGCTTCTACGTGGCGCTGCCAGACAGTCCGGCTCGCGGGCAGATTCTGCAGCGAGCGCTGGCCCAGCAGGGCTGCGCGCTCAGTGAGCGGGAACTGGCGGCGCTGGTGCAGGGCACGCAGGGCTTCTCTGGGGGCGAGCTAGGGCAGCTGTGCCAGCAGGCGGCGGCCGGGGCGGGCCTCCCGGGGCTGCAGCGCCCCCTCTCCTACAAGGACTTGGAGGCAGCGCTGTCCAAAATGGGCCCTAGGGCCTCCGCCAAGGAACTGGACTCGTTCGTGGAGTGGGACAAAATGTACGGCTCCGGACACTGA